In a genomic window of Gloeocapsopsis dulcis:
- a CDS encoding glutathione S-transferase N-terminal domain-containing protein, whose protein sequence is MKLFYMPGACSLAPHIVLEWIGKPFELGRVERGKTREPEFLAVNPAGKVPALIEDDGRVLTEAEAILLYLAEKFPDDQLGASPTAEARYEMHKWMSYLTGDVHPAFYPYFLPQRYIADTHQYHAIREAAYTQIDACFQLLDHHMENRTYLVEDRRTVLDPYLFVFCRWGKSLPKPFTDYPNLHRFMMQMADDESVQRAMQAQGITL, encoded by the coding sequence ATGAAGCTGTTCTATATGCCCGGAGCCTGTTCGCTTGCCCCTCACATTGTTTTGGAATGGATTGGTAAACCCTTTGAACTGGGTCGAGTGGAGCGTGGCAAAACCCGCGAACCCGAATTCTTAGCCGTGAACCCAGCCGGAAAAGTGCCCGCTTTAATTGAGGATGATGGTCGGGTGCTGACCGAGGCAGAAGCAATATTGCTCTATCTTGCCGAAAAGTTTCCCGATGACCAATTAGGTGCTAGCCCAACAGCAGAAGCGCGATACGAAATGCACAAGTGGATGTCTTACCTCACAGGAGATGTGCATCCTGCCTTCTACCCCTACTTTTTGCCTCAACGCTACATTGCTGATACCCATCAGTATCATGCTATTCGAGAAGCAGCTTACACACAAATTGATGCGTGTTTTCAACTACTCGACCACCATATGGAAAATCGAACGTATCTGGTTGAAGACCGCCGAACCGTTCTTGACCCGTATTTGTTTGTTTTTTGTCGTTGGGGTAAATCTCTGCCCAAACCCTTCACCGACTACCCCAACCTGCATCGCTTCATGATGCAGATGGCAGACGATGAGAGCGTGCAGCGAGCGATGCAGGCGCAAGGTATTACTCTCTAG
- a CDS encoding FMN-dependent NADH-azoreductase codes for MCRAFLPQRMFSARSLAQSLFALAESRFEETVTYRDLGHHPVPHVDEQWIAAAYTPLAQRTPELISALQKSEILVDEFLAADTCVFGIPMYNFSVPSTFKAYIDQVVRVDRTFAVDANGFRGLAGGRKIIVITARGGNFRPGTPLAAYDHQEPYLRTVFGFMGITDVEFIHADRLNPITSDAATRSQSVAEARTAIQEVVLSR; via the coding sequence ATGTGCCGCGCTTTTCTTCCTCAGAGAATGTTTTCTGCTCGTAGCCTGGCTCAATCCCTTTTTGCTCTGGCAGAATCCAGATTTGAAGAAACTGTTACTTATCGTGATTTGGGACATCATCCAGTACCGCACGTTGATGAACAATGGATTGCTGCTGCCTACACCCCACTAGCGCAACGGACACCGGAGTTAATCTCTGCGCTGCAAAAGTCAGAAATTTTGGTAGATGAGTTTCTGGCAGCAGATACCTGTGTCTTCGGTATACCGATGTACAACTTTAGTGTGCCATCGACCTTCAAAGCCTACATTGATCAAGTGGTTCGGGTCGATCGCACGTTTGCTGTAGATGCAAACGGCTTTCGAGGATTGGCTGGGGGCAGAAAGATAATCGTGATTACGGCACGGGGCGGAAATTTTCGTCCTGGAACCCCGTTGGCTGCCTATGACCACCAGGAACCTTATTTGCGAACAGTGTTTGGCTTCATGGGTATCACGGATGTTGAATTCATTCACGCCGATCGCCTCAACCCAATCACCAGCGATGCAGCGACGCGATCGCAGTCTGTTGCAGAAGCACGCACAGCCATTCAAGAAGTTGTTTTGAGTAGGTAA
- a CDS encoding glucose 1-dehydrogenase, translated as MTELNGKVALVTGASRGIGAATAKHLAAAGAKVAVNYVKNADAAYQVVQAIEQVGGVAIAIAADVADPTQVKQLFTTVTEQFGTLHILVNNAGTAESAPLSQIDDGHIERQFDLNVRGLIYACQEASRWFEGEGRIINLSSVVADGVPGGAVYAATKAAVNAITRSLAIELGDRQIAVNAVSPGPVDTDLAQTVNTAKSFQQMVSRTPLGRLGVPDDIARAIAFLAPDDAAWITGQIIGTDGGFRF; from the coding sequence ATGACCGAACTAAATGGAAAAGTGGCTCTGGTTACAGGAGCCTCACGGGGTATTGGAGCAGCAACCGCTAAGCATCTAGCAGCCGCAGGTGCCAAGGTAGCGGTGAACTATGTCAAGAATGCTGACGCTGCCTATCAGGTTGTGCAAGCGATCGAGCAGGTAGGAGGAGTGGCGATTGCAATCGCTGCTGATGTTGCCGACCCTACTCAAGTCAAACAGCTATTTACAACCGTGACGGAGCAGTTTGGGACGCTGCATATTCTAGTGAATAATGCAGGCACAGCTGAATCTGCACCGCTGAGTCAGATTGACGACGGGCATATTGAGCGACAGTTTGACCTAAATGTGCGCGGACTGATCTACGCCTGTCAGGAAGCAAGCCGTTGGTTCGAGGGTGAGGGTCGCATTATCAACCTCAGTTCGGTTGTGGCTGATGGTGTACCCGGAGGGGCAGTCTATGCCGCAACGAAGGCAGCGGTCAATGCCATTACCCGCAGTCTAGCTATCGAGCTGGGCGATCGCCAGATCGCGGTCAATGCTGTTTCTCCAGGTCCGGTTGACACAGACTTGGCTCAAACCGTGAACACCGCCAAGTCATTTCAACAAATGGTGTCTCGTACGCCTTTGGGACGTTTGGGTGTTCCCGATGATATTGCCCGGGCGATCGCGTTTCTGGCACCTGATGATGCGGCATGGATTACCGGACAGATCATCGGAACAGACGGTGGCTTCCGCTTCTAG
- a CDS encoding GAF domain-containing protein: MSTCLRILILEDSLSDTELMLYELRACGIEAEWQRVENEVDYLACLDSEWDVILSDYGMPRFGALQALQLLQKKKLDIPFIVVTGSVSEEVAVECMKQGAADYLLKDRLIRLGEAVKQAVEQKILREQKHQAEIALQESEERFRRLADNAQDIIYRYRFTPTLGFDYISPAVTKMTGYTPQECYSNPLLISQIVHLGDQPLWQRSLDGEMPQSLMLRWIRKDGAVIWTEQSNVTIYDDGALIALEGIIRNVTARKQVEIQIQQQAERDRLISAIATRIRQSLNLDEILSTTVGEVRQFLHADRVMIFRFEDNHNATIVAASVDAHWSLAPKIKIRGTWFQEIQAECRRGCVQEINDIAQADINPKFATLLQRLHVKARLVVPILQGDYAWGLLVVHQCSRSRQWQLSEIDLIEKLATQVAIALQQAQLFSQVQQQASREHLLNYISQSLNSSLDPEHILQEIVNLTGEGFAVDRVTIFAINTTHIRVVKEWRKSLEVVSILDLEVPISEHIELLNPTHFASYYQVFHVPNFTEFNIDPKQKPLVQQTQMRSELRVPIFIRDQFFGGLSLQTTATQRTFTPEEIQLLQRIANQAAIALYNAQSYERLEQLVQERTQELEQEKLLSEAADRAKTDFLANMSHELRTPLTGIIGFSNLLLKQIFGQLNEKQQQYVSLIYSSGEHLLELINDLLDLSKIEAGKEDLTLERLSVEEVFQGCLSLVQEKAQKKKLELSLIIKQEATTCIADKRRLKQILFNIINNAVKFTQEGSVTLEVSKNSDFITFSVTDTGIGIAAKDLPNLFQPFQQLDSGLNRKYEGTGLGLALSRKLARLHGGDVTVTSKVGRGSCFTLHLPLNSLVQDSA; encoded by the coding sequence ATGTCCACTTGTTTACGGATTTTGATTTTAGAAGACTCGCTAAGTGATACGGAACTGATGCTGTACGAACTTCGTGCTTGTGGCATTGAAGCAGAATGGCAGCGCGTCGAAAATGAAGTAGATTATCTCGCGTGTTTGGATAGCGAGTGGGACGTTATTCTTTCAGATTACGGCATGCCGCGATTCGGTGCGCTGCAAGCTTTGCAGTTGTTACAGAAAAAGAAATTGGATATTCCATTTATCGTTGTCACTGGCAGTGTGAGTGAAGAAGTTGCTGTAGAGTGCATGAAGCAAGGAGCAGCTGACTACTTACTCAAAGATCGCTTGATCAGATTAGGAGAAGCAGTTAAACAAGCTGTCGAGCAAAAAATTCTCCGCGAGCAAAAGCACCAAGCTGAAATTGCTTTGCAAGAAAGTGAAGAACGCTTTCGCCGTCTTGCTGATAATGCCCAAGATATTATTTACCGCTATCGCTTTACTCCAACTCTAGGTTTTGATTATATTAGTCCTGCTGTCACCAAAATGACAGGTTATACACCGCAAGAATGTTATAGCAATCCATTGTTAATTTCACAAATTGTTCATCTAGGCGATCAACCACTATGGCAGCGATCGCTTGATGGCGAAATGCCTCAATCCCTAATGCTGCGCTGGATTCGTAAAGATGGTGCGGTCATCTGGACTGAACAAAGCAATGTGACGATTTACGATGATGGGGCTTTAATTGCGCTTGAGGGAATTATCCGCAATGTAACTGCCCGCAAGCAAGTCGAAATTCAAATTCAGCAACAAGCCGAACGCGATCGCCTCATAAGTGCAATTGCTACCCGAATTCGTCAATCACTCAACCTAGATGAAATTCTCAGCACGACTGTTGGGGAAGTTCGGCAATTTTTACACGCCGACCGCGTGATGATTTTTCGCTTTGAAGATAATCATAATGCCACAATTGTGGCAGCATCTGTCGATGCTCATTGGTCTTTAGCTCCTAAGATCAAAATTCGTGGCACTTGGTTTCAAGAGATTCAGGCAGAATGTCGGCGGGGCTGTGTTCAAGAGATTAATGATATTGCTCAAGCAGACATCAACCCTAAATTTGCCACATTACTGCAGCGATTGCACGTCAAAGCTCGGTTAGTTGTGCCTATTTTACAAGGTGACTATGCTTGGGGATTATTAGTAGTGCATCAATGCTCGCGATCGCGACAATGGCAACTCAGTGAAATCGATTTGATTGAGAAGTTAGCAACACAAGTAGCGATCGCACTTCAACAAGCACAACTTTTCAGCCAAGTACAACAACAAGCATCGCGGGAACACTTACTCAATTATATTAGTCAATCGCTGAACTCTAGTCTTGATCCAGAACATATTTTACAAGAAATTGTTAACCTTACAGGTGAAGGTTTTGCTGTTGATCGCGTCACCATTTTTGCAATTAATACGACGCATATTCGTGTAGTTAAAGAGTGGCGGAAAAGTCTGGAAGTTGTTTCTATTCTAGATTTGGAAGTTCCAATATCCGAGCATATAGAGTTACTAAATCCCACGCATTTTGCTTCTTACTATCAAGTTTTTCACGTACCTAATTTTACAGAATTTAATATTGATCCCAAACAAAAGCCTCTCGTTCAACAAACGCAAATGCGTTCGGAGTTGCGAGTACCGATTTTTATCCGCGATCAGTTCTTTGGCGGATTATCACTACAAACGACAGCGACTCAGCGGACATTTACTCCAGAGGAAATTCAACTTTTACAACGTATTGCAAATCAAGCAGCCATCGCGCTTTACAATGCCCAAAGTTACGAACGTTTAGAGCAGTTAGTCCAAGAACGCACTCAAGAACTAGAGCAAGAGAAACTTCTTTCAGAAGCCGCTGATCGCGCAAAAACTGACTTCCTTGCTAACATGAGTCACGAACTGCGGACTCCGCTAACAGGAATTATCGGTTTTTCTAACCTTTTACTCAAACAAATTTTTGGACAACTGAATGAAAAACAGCAACAATATGTTTCATTGATTTACTCTTCTGGGGAACATTTATTAGAGTTAATCAACGATCTTTTAGACTTATCAAAAATTGAAGCAGGAAAAGAAGATCTAACGCTTGAAAGACTATCTGTTGAAGAAGTTTTTCAAGGATGTTTATCTCTCGTTCAGGAAAAAGCCCAAAAGAAAAAGTTAGAATTATCGTTAATTATTAAACAAGAAGCAACTACTTGTATTGCAGACAAGCGTCGTCTCAAACAAATTCTCTTCAATATCATTAATAATGCAGTCAAGTTCACTCAAGAAGGAAGTGTGACACTTGAAGTCAGTAAAAACTCAGACTTTATTACGTTCTCTGTTACTGATACCGGAATCGGGATTGCAGCCAAAGATTTACCAAATTTATTTCAACCATTCCAGCAACTTGATAGTGGTTTAAATCGTAAATACGAAGGTACTGGCTTAGGCTTGGCGTTATCACGTAAATTAGCACGCTTACATGGTGGAGATGTTACAGTCACTTCAAAAGTAGGACGTGGTAGCTGCTTTACACTGCATTTACCTCTTAATAGTCTAGTTCAGGATTCAGCATAA
- a CDS encoding response regulator has product MEDVFGQKQKSIAVQLSTFFCEAILMTDSAVEILLIEDNPCDVELTLHLLKSSHLTNHIEVARDGAQALDFIFCTGSYAHCSIDNGPRVILLDLKLPKVDGLEVLQKIKSDPRTRMIPVVVLTSSREERDIVESYQLGVNSYIVKPVNFEQFTEAVRQIGLYWRLLNQPPVS; this is encoded by the coding sequence ATGGAGGACGTGTTTGGGCAGAAGCAGAAGTCGATCGCGGTGCAGCTTTCTACTTTCTTTTGTGAGGCGATATTGATGACAGATAGCGCGGTTGAAATTTTGCTCATTGAAGATAATCCGTGTGATGTGGAACTGACACTTCATTTACTTAAAAGCAGTCATCTTACCAATCATATTGAGGTGGCGCGGGATGGCGCGCAGGCACTCGACTTTATCTTCTGTACTGGCAGCTATGCACACTGCTCAATTGATAATGGTCCTCGGGTAATTCTTCTCGATCTCAAACTGCCAAAAGTTGATGGATTAGAAGTTCTGCAAAAAATCAAATCTGATCCGCGCACCAGGATGATTCCTGTCGTCGTTCTCACATCTTCGCGCGAAGAGCGCGACATAGTCGAAAGTTATCAGTTAGGAGTCAATAGCTACATCGTAAAACCAGTGAACTTTGAGCAGTTCACAGAGGCTGTACGACAGATAGGCTTGTATTGGCGGCTGCTGAATCAACCTCCGGTATCTTAA
- a CDS encoding MHYT domain-containing protein, which translates to MSDTDILLSHHDLGLVFLSIAIAIVASYTALSLSGRVTVTTGQIRKLWLSGGAIAMGVGIWAMHFIAMLAYNLPIAITYDLPLVLLSMAVAVIASGVALFVVSHEFGLPQLIAGGIVMGLSIAAMHYTGMAAMRLQATSEYDPKLVALSLAIAIGASLVALQLAFRLQKATIAQGRWQIGGAIVMGFAIAGMHYTAMAAVSFKHNQQFVGGTDIIDNTLLGIAVAVATLVVLILALMSSMFDQRLSAETARAEVLRQSEERFRSLVQNASDIIAVIAADGTVNYTSASIKRILGYEPDAWHHIFDFVLQEDRAIAENLLGKAKIHPNVNIATEFRLRTAHGQTRDFEVIVNNLLHDPAVTGIVTTYRDITERIQAAKFQLQQTERELLVAEITQRIRQSLNLATILETTVAEVRQFLQAERVFVYRFEPDWSGIVVVESVAPEWDSIAGKNIKDTFFSYPGNRELYQQGKIQVVDDIHTAGLNPCHADLLAQLQVRANLVVSILKEEQLWGLLIANHCSEPRQWQPIEINLLQQLAIQVAIAIQQSELYQQAQTELAERKRAEAEIIHLNADLQNRAVELETANQELEAFSYSVSHDLRAPLRAINGFSRILLKDCAPQLTPDAQRYLQLVRDNAQQMGCLIDDLLTFSRLSRAPLKKQLVKPSEIVCQVLRDLAEEQKNRQVEITIAELPACEADPALLKQVWVNLLSNALKYTYKNAVAHITVGCLQGNRNALSIPNRRHVYFVKDNGVGFDMQYAHKLFGVFQRLHRAEEYEGTGVGLAIVQCIIHRHGGRVWAEAEVDRGAAFYFLL; encoded by the coding sequence ATGTCTGATACAGATATATTGTTATCCCATCACGATTTAGGACTTGTATTCCTCTCGATTGCGATCGCAATTGTTGCTTCTTACACTGCATTGAGTTTATCTGGACGCGTTACTGTTACTACTGGGCAAATTCGGAAACTCTGGTTAAGTGGGGGAGCGATCGCTATGGGAGTAGGCATCTGGGCGATGCACTTCATCGCAATGCTTGCTTATAATCTGCCAATTGCTATTACGTATGATCTACCACTTGTTTTGCTTTCAATGGCAGTTGCTGTCATTGCCTCTGGTGTTGCTTTATTTGTTGTGAGTCATGAATTTGGCTTACCTCAACTGATTGCTGGTGGAATTGTCATGGGGTTGAGTATTGCCGCAATGCACTACACAGGTATGGCAGCAATGCGTCTCCAAGCTACTTCAGAATACGATCCCAAGTTAGTTGCCTTGTCACTGGCGATCGCGATTGGTGCTTCTTTAGTGGCACTACAACTGGCATTTCGCCTGCAAAAAGCTACCATAGCCCAAGGTAGATGGCAAATTGGTGGTGCGATTGTGATGGGTTTTGCGATCGCTGGAATGCACTACACGGCAATGGCGGCAGTGAGCTTTAAGCACAATCAACAGTTTGTTGGTGGTACAGACATAATTGACAACACGCTGTTAGGGATTGCAGTTGCAGTAGCGACATTAGTTGTGTTGATACTTGCACTTATGTCTTCTATGTTCGATCAGCGACTGAGTGCAGAAACTGCGCGAGCCGAAGTATTACGTCAAAGCGAAGAGCGTTTTCGTTCTTTAGTACAAAATGCCTCTGATATTATTGCCGTGATCGCTGCAGATGGCACGGTCAATTACACCAGCGCCTCAATTAAACGCATCTTGGGTTATGAACCTGATGCGTGGCATCATATCTTTGATTTTGTCCTGCAGGAAGATCGAGCGATCGCTGAAAATTTGCTTGGGAAAGCAAAAATTCATCCAAATGTCAATATTGCAACCGAATTTCGATTACGCACCGCGCATGGACAAACACGAGATTTTGAAGTGATTGTCAATAATCTCTTACACGATCCAGCAGTTACAGGCATTGTGACAACCTACCGCGATATCACCGAACGCATACAAGCGGCAAAATTCCAGCTACAGCAAACCGAGCGCGAGCTATTAGTTGCTGAGATTACGCAACGCATCCGCCAGTCTTTGAATTTGGCAACGATTTTAGAAACAACAGTAGCCGAAGTGCGGCAGTTTTTACAAGCAGAGCGCGTATTTGTTTATCGCTTCGAGCCAGACTGGAGCGGGATTGTTGTTGTCGAATCTGTAGCACCTGAATGGGATTCAATTGCAGGAAAGAATATTAAAGATACTTTTTTTAGCTACCCTGGCAACCGCGAGTTATATCAACAAGGAAAAATTCAAGTCGTAGATGATATTCATACTGCCGGATTAAATCCCTGCCATGCAGATTTACTTGCACAGTTACAGGTGCGGGCAAACTTAGTTGTCTCTATTTTAAAAGAAGAACAACTGTGGGGATTACTAATCGCTAACCATTGTTCGGAACCGCGTCAATGGCAACCGATCGAAATTAATCTCTTACAGCAACTCGCAATCCAAGTTGCGATCGCCATTCAACAATCTGAACTTTATCAACAAGCACAAACAGAACTTGCTGAACGCAAACGCGCCGAAGCTGAAATTATTCATTTAAATGCCGACTTGCAAAATCGCGCGGTGGAACTGGAAACAGCCAACCAAGAACTAGAAGCCTTTTCCTATTCGGTATCGCATGATTTACGAGCACCATTACGTGCCATCAATGGCTTTTCGCGGATTCTCTTAAAAGATTGTGCCCCCCAATTGACTCCCGATGCACAGCGTTACTTGCAATTGGTACGAGATAATGCGCAGCAAATGGGATGTTTGATTGACGATTTGCTGACATTTTCACGACTGAGTCGCGCTCCCTTAAAAAAACAATTGGTAAAACCAAGTGAAATCGTGTGTCAGGTGCTGAGAGATTTAGCTGAAGAGCAAAAAAATCGACAAGTCGAAATTACGATTGCAGAGTTGCCAGCGTGTGAAGCCGATCCTGCTTTACTCAAGCAAGTTTGGGTAAATTTGCTCTCAAATGCTTTGAAGTATACGTACAAAAATGCTGTTGCCCATATCACTGTTGGTTGTCTGCAAGGAAACAGGAACGCACTGTCAATTCCCAACAGACGTCATGTTTATTTTGTCAAAGATAATGGTGTCGGTTTTGACATGCAATACGCGCATAAACTTTTTGGCGTCTTCCAACGGTTGCACCGTGCGGAGGAATATGAGGGAACTGGTGTTGGTTTAGCGATCGTGCAGTGCATTATTCACCGTCATGGAGGACGTGTTTGGGCAGAAGCAGAAGTCGATCGCGGTGCAGCTTTCTACTTTCTTTTGTGA
- a CDS encoding chlorophyll a/b-binding protein has translation MDSNTNLPPVAKEYNGKDRNAFLFGWNPQAELWNGRLAMIGFLAYLLWDLAGYSVLRDVLHLMSY, from the coding sequence ATGGATAGCAACACAAATCTACCTCCAGTCGCTAAAGAGTATAACGGCAAAGATCGCAATGCTTTTCTCTTTGGATGGAATCCACAAGCTGAGCTTTGGAACGGACGCTTAGCTATGATTGGTTTCCTTGCCTATTTGCTTTGGGATTTAGCTGGCTACAGTGTTCTTCGAGATGTATTGCACTTGATGAGCTACTAA
- a CDS encoding carotenoid oxygenase family protein, which produces MQLHERASTVPTHSYQRQDWQGGYESLKTEYDYWIDDIEGQIPPDLQGTLFRNGPGLLDVNGDAVHHPFDGDGMISAIAFENGRAHFRNRFVRTAAYVEEQQAGKILYRGVFGTQKPGGWLANAFDLRLKNIANTNVVYWGGKLLALWEAADPHRLDPATLETLGKDSLNGILADGEAFAAHPRIDPRCNQDGGAPCMVNFSIKPGLSSTITIFELDPAGNVIRQHAHNVPGFAFIHDFAITENYCIFFQNPIAFNPLPFVFGLRGAGECIKFQPNQPTRIVVIPRHKSRQVQILETQSGFVFHHANAFEQGDEIFIDSICYESFPEVEAGSNFKQVEFDALKPGQLWRFHLNLQQQSVSRKLIEPRCCEFPTMHPEKVGRFCRYLYMGAAHTASGNAPLQAILKVDLESEHRQVWSAAPRGFVSEPIFVERPDGDEDDGWILALVYDATHHRSDVVILDARDLEQGAIARLHLKHHIPYGLHGSFTSELFIP; this is translated from the coding sequence ATGCAACTTCACGAACGCGCATCTACAGTTCCTACCCACTCCTATCAGCGCCAAGACTGGCAAGGAGGATACGAATCTCTTAAAACTGAATATGATTACTGGATTGATGATATTGAGGGGCAAATTCCACCAGATCTGCAAGGAACTTTGTTTCGTAATGGTCCAGGGTTATTAGATGTCAATGGTGACGCGGTACATCATCCGTTTGATGGTGATGGCATGATTAGTGCGATCGCCTTTGAAAATGGTCGCGCTCACTTCCGCAATCGTTTTGTGCGTACTGCGGCCTATGTAGAAGAACAACAAGCTGGTAAAATTCTCTATCGTGGCGTTTTTGGCACACAAAAGCCTGGTGGTTGGCTAGCGAACGCTTTTGATCTCCGACTAAAAAATATCGCTAATACTAACGTTGTTTACTGGGGTGGTAAACTCCTCGCTCTGTGGGAAGCTGCCGATCCCCACCGACTCGATCCTGCCACGCTAGAAACATTAGGTAAAGACTCACTCAACGGTATTTTAGCTGATGGTGAAGCTTTTGCTGCCCATCCTCGTATTGATCCTCGGTGTAACCAAGATGGTGGCGCACCGTGCATGGTCAACTTCTCGATCAAGCCAGGTTTATCTTCAACAATTACGATTTTTGAGTTAGATCCAGCCGGTAATGTAATTCGGCAACACGCGCACAATGTTCCTGGGTTCGCGTTTATTCATGATTTTGCCATCACCGAAAATTATTGCATTTTCTTCCAAAACCCGATCGCATTTAATCCGCTTCCTTTTGTTTTCGGTTTGCGTGGTGCAGGAGAGTGTATTAAGTTTCAGCCAAATCAACCAACACGCATTGTTGTGATTCCGCGACATAAATCGCGGCAAGTACAAATTTTAGAAACGCAATCTGGTTTCGTATTTCATCATGCGAATGCGTTTGAGCAAGGTGATGAAATTTTCATAGACTCAATTTGCTACGAATCTTTTCCGGAAGTCGAAGCTGGAAGTAACTTCAAACAAGTTGAATTTGATGCACTTAAGCCAGGACAACTATGGCGCTTTCATCTCAATCTACAACAGCAATCAGTATCGCGGAAGTTGATTGAACCACGCTGTTGTGAATTTCCAACAATGCATCCTGAAAAAGTTGGACGTTTTTGCCGTTACTTGTATATGGGTGCAGCACACACCGCTAGCGGTAATGCTCCCCTGCAAGCGATTCTCAAAGTTGATTTAGAGTCAGAACACCGACAAGTGTGGAGTGCCGCCCCTCGTGGCTTTGTCAGCGAACCAATTTTTGTGGAACGTCCTGATGGTGATGAAGATGATGGCTGGATATTAGCCTTGGTTTACGATGCGACGCATCATCGTTCAGATGTCGTGATTTTAGATGCGCGAGATCTTGAGCAAGGTGCGATCGCGCGTCTCCACCTCAAGCATCATATTCCTTATGGATTACATGGTAGCTTTACGTCAGAATTATTTATTCCCTAA
- a CDS encoding folate/biopterin family MFS transporter, with the protein MFISLSGTSLKNSLTKTLFFGHEPTPELLGILVVYFVQGILGLARLAVSFFLKDELGLSPAEVSALFGIVALPWIVKPLFGFISDGLPILGYRRRPYLILSGILGALSWAGLATIVQTSTAATLALALGSLSVAIGDVIVDSLVVERARAESQGEVGSLQSLCWGTSAFGGLITAYFSGLLLEHFSTRTIFWITASFPLIVSGVAWLIAESPITEKPDLSTVKHQFEQLRKAITQKAIWLPAAFVFIWQATPTADAAFFFFTTNELGFEPEFLGRVRLVTSIASLVGVWVFHRFLKNVSFRVIFGWSTLLSAVLGMSMLLLVTHTNRALGIDDHWFSIGDSLILTVMGQIAYMPVLVLAARLCPPGVEATLFALLMSISNLGGLLSYQLGALLMHLMGITQTNFSNLWILVVIANVSTLLPLPFLGWLPATDATQPSEPAMDTDTNPNKLGQSLLPLMSELVPHSVLQQTAEEPAE; encoded by the coding sequence ATGTTTATTTCTCTAAGTGGTACGAGTTTGAAAAACTCCTTGACAAAAACGCTATTTTTTGGTCACGAACCGACTCCAGAGTTACTGGGTATCTTAGTTGTTTACTTTGTGCAGGGTATTTTGGGGTTGGCGCGGTTGGCAGTGAGCTTTTTTCTCAAGGATGAGCTAGGTTTAAGCCCAGCCGAGGTATCAGCGCTGTTTGGGATTGTGGCGTTGCCTTGGATCGTTAAGCCGCTGTTTGGCTTCATCTCAGATGGTTTGCCGATTCTCGGTTATCGTCGGCGTCCCTATCTCATCTTGTCTGGCATTTTGGGAGCGCTTTCTTGGGCAGGTTTAGCAACCATTGTCCAAACTTCCACCGCTGCAACCTTAGCACTGGCACTTGGTTCTTTGTCAGTCGCGATTGGTGATGTTATTGTTGACTCACTTGTAGTAGAACGCGCGCGCGCAGAATCACAAGGAGAAGTCGGCTCGTTACAATCTTTATGTTGGGGCACTTCAGCTTTTGGTGGCTTAATCACTGCTTATTTTAGTGGACTACTCCTCGAACACTTTTCCACTCGCACAATCTTCTGGATTACCGCCTCTTTTCCTTTAATTGTCTCTGGAGTTGCTTGGTTAATTGCTGAGTCTCCAATCACAGAGAAACCTGACTTATCAACCGTCAAGCATCAGTTTGAGCAATTACGTAAAGCCATTACTCAAAAAGCAATTTGGCTACCCGCCGCATTTGTCTTCATCTGGCAAGCAACTCCCACGGCTGACGCAGCTTTCTTCTTCTTCACCACTAACGAATTGGGATTTGAACCAGAGTTTTTAGGAAGAGTCCGCCTAGTGACAAGCATCGCCTCATTAGTTGGAGTGTGGGTGTTTCATCGCTTTTTAAAAAATGTCTCTTTTCGCGTCATTTTTGGTTGGAGTACCCTACTTTCAGCAGTGCTAGGCATGAGTATGCTGCTGTTAGTTACGCATACTAACCGTGCTTTAGGTATTGATGACCATTGGTTTAGTATTGGCGATAGTCTGATTCTCACAGTAATGGGACAGATTGCCTATATGCCAGTTTTGGTCTTAGCAGCCCGCTTGTGTCCCCCAGGAGTGGAGGCAACGTTATTTGCTTTATTGATGTCGATTTCCAACTTAGGAGGACTGCTTTCCTATCAATTAGGCGCGTTACTAATGCATTTGATGGGAATTACACAGACAAATTTTAGTAACCTCTGGATACTGGTTGTTATTGCCAATGTCAGCACATTGTTACCACTTCCGTTTTTAGGCTGGCTTCCCGCAACAGATGCAACTCAGCCTAGCGAACCTGCTATGGACACTGATACGAATCCTAATAAGCTTGGACAAAGTTTGTTGCCATTGATGTCTGAGTTAGTTCCACACTCAGTGCTGCAACAAACAGCCGAAGAACCAGCCGAATAA